From the genome of Deinococcus sp. AJ005, one region includes:
- the ddrA gene encoding single-stranded DNA-binding protein DdrA, protein MKLSDVQKRLQAPFPSHLVGWKPQSYTKDRSRALMLSYVDARAVQDRLDAICPDAWSFEIEVIPGTATATVKGRLTVLGVTREDIGEAGDGNLGTLKAASSDALKRCAVQFGIGRYLYDLPKQWVDWDDARRGPKVTPELPDWARPDHERSPGGAHLVQAMEQLRYELPEDLDLQREVYKHLKAALGSIHPVPVSQGQAA, encoded by the coding sequence ATGAAGCTCAGTGATGTTCAGAAACGACTCCAGGCCCCGTTTCCGTCCCATCTGGTGGGCTGGAAACCCCAGAGTTACACCAAGGACCGCAGCCGGGCGCTGATGCTGTCCTATGTGGACGCCCGTGCGGTGCAGGACCGGCTGGACGCCATCTGCCCCGACGCGTGGTCTTTTGAAATCGAGGTGATCCCTGGCACCGCCACTGCCACTGTCAAGGGCCGCCTGACCGTGCTGGGCGTGACCCGCGAGGACATCGGTGAGGCAGGCGACGGCAATCTGGGCACGTTGAAAGCCGCTTCCTCGGACGCCCTGAAGCGCTGCGCGGTGCAGTTCGGGATCGGGCGCTACCTCTACGATCTGCCCAAGCAGTGGGTGGACTGGGACGACGCCAGACGCGGCCCGAAAGTAACCCCCGAGCTGCCCGACTGGGCGCGACCCGATCACGAACGCAGCCCCGGCGGCGCACATCTGGTCCAGGCGATGGAGCAGCTTCGTTACGAACTGCCTGAAGACCTGGACCTGCAACGGGAAGTCTACAAGCATCTCAAGGCCGCGCTGGGCAGCATCCATCCCGTGCCCGTGAGCCAGGGACAGGCTGCATGA
- a CDS encoding serine hydrolase has product MSHTEVVAATQDQRPVQTRPDGCLAAAPTVTKAPPPPFDLSGRLGLWVAEIDPRTLQPIKAVGTNPNSVFPLASTYKQAVLWALLKEFDAGRLSPNERFDVTRENQSLGQYPYDGTNVKALSIRMIANSDNTATDILHRRVGLGRVQDVADGLGLCRTRLILPTRDWWVAEAGLSATFNGTTRWASATGEDRARLAALIDADARKYRADYVQYKLDRYFDTRHDPADDLRVHNLSTPYELGTLLAHEFLRPDLSPRAVKWQRDVMALGFGKSALTWKPQINFFGGKGGNGWGILTYSGYFQTRDGRRVVYAFMQHGADQTYTMPNTRRAFAWINAGIEAVLGPVLRDVKPEADPPKVGKAVPKT; this is encoded by the coding sequence CTGTCCCATACAGAGGTGGTGGCTGCCACTCAGGATCAGCGGCCCGTCCAGACCCGCCCAGATGGCTGTCTGGCTGCCGCCCCCACTGTCACCAAAGCGCCGCCGCCCCCCTTTGACCTGAGCGGGCGGCTGGGGCTGTGGGTGGCCGAGATCGATCCCCGCACGCTGCAACCCATCAAGGCGGTAGGCACCAATCCCAACAGTGTTTTTCCACTGGCCAGCACCTACAAGCAGGCCGTGCTGTGGGCGCTGCTCAAAGAGTTTGACGCGGGCCGCCTCAGCCCCAACGAACGCTTTGACGTGACCCGCGAGAACCAGAGCCTGGGTCAGTACCCCTACGACGGCACCAACGTCAAGGCCCTCAGCATCCGCATGATCGCCAACAGCGACAACACCGCCACCGATATCCTGCACCGCCGCGTGGGCCTGGGGCGCGTGCAGGACGTGGCCGACGGCCTGGGCCTGTGCCGCACCCGCCTGATCCTGCCCACCCGTGACTGGTGGGTGGCGGAGGCGGGGCTGTCGGCCACCTTCAACGGCACAACGCGCTGGGCTTCGGCCACCGGGGAGGACCGGGCACGGCTGGCCGCCCTGATTGACGCGGACGCCCGCAAGTACCGCGCCGATTACGTGCAATACAAACTGGACCGCTACTTCGACACCCGGCACGATCCTGCCGACGATCTGCGCGTTCATAACCTCAGCACGCCGTATGAGCTGGGCACGCTGCTGGCCCACGAATTTCTGCGCCCCGACCTGTCGCCCCGCGCGGTCAAATGGCAGCGCGACGTGATGGCGCTGGGTTTCGGCAAGTCGGCACTGACCTGGAAACCGCAGATCAACTTTTTTGGTGGCAAGGGTGGCAATGGCTGGGGCATCCTGACCTACAGCGGTTATTTTCAGACCAGAGATGGGCGGCGCGTCGTCTACGCCTTCATGCAGCATGGCGCGGACCAGACCTACACCATGCCCAACACCCGCCGAGCCTTCGCGTGGATCAACGCGGGGATCGAGGCGGTGCTGGGACCGGTGCTCAGGGACGTGAAGCCGGAAGCCGATCCGCCCAAGGTGGGGAAAGCTGTGCCGAAGACCTGA